A window from Telopea speciosissima isolate NSW1024214 ecotype Mountain lineage chromosome 8, Tspe_v1, whole genome shotgun sequence encodes these proteins:
- the LOC122672164 gene encoding uncharacterized protein LOC122672164, giving the protein MGDQFQAVIRNIQTPQAGAAASAAPAVPPPCLHQHDAEGRMMERFLKMQPLSFVGISGDILLPVKWVKEMEKAFKFMGCNEEQKLTCAGYKLQYEAEAWWETTKPILEVAHPVITWEIFKQAFFGNYFLTSVRKKKEIELAELTQGPKSVLQYQQKFEELLFFAPPHLSDDEAKA; this is encoded by the coding sequence ATGGGTGATCAGTTCCAGGCAGTAATCAGGAACATACAAACTCCACAGGCAGGGGCTGCAGCTTCTGCAGCCCCTGCTGTCCCTCCCCCTTGTTTACACCAGCATGACGCTGAGGGTCGTATGATGGAAAGATTCCTTAAGATGCAGCCCCTTAGTTTTGTTGGGATCAGTGGTGATATCTTGTTACCTGTTAAATGGgtgaaagagatggagaaagccTTTAAGTTTATGGGCTGTAATGAGGAGCAGAAACTTACATGTGCTGGATACAAGCTCCAGTACGAGGCAGAAGCTTGGTGGGAAACTACTAAACCCATTTTGGAGGTAGCACACCCAGTTATAACTTGGGAAATCTTCAAGCAGGCTTTCTTTGGCAATTATTTCCTCACCAgtgtaagaaagaagaaggagatagagCTGGCAGAGCTAACACAGGGACCCAAATCTGTGTTACAGTACCAACAGAAGTTTGAAGAGTTGTTATTCTTCGCCCCTCCTCACTTGAGTGATGATGAAGCGAAGGCATAG
- the LOC122672165 gene encoding uncharacterized protein LOC122672165: MTPFKALYGRTCCTLLYWDEVGERRMLGPELIQKTYEKVDRIREKIKATQSRQKSYADRKRQDIQFKVGEKAFLKVSPIKGVVRFGKRGKLSPRYISPFEILARIGAVAYQLALPPSLIGVHDVFHVYMLRQYIPDSSHLLPQQPAELIADLTNKEVLEEIVDVKEHNLRNRSIFFVKVRWSNHSAAETSWEREDLMRERYPYLFDLPGSSSVSMIASMIWAASVDDTDESLDTPMEDSRDSSQLTLSESEDPHEATLVTASVSVGIPPSQDSPAAYGADTPILVKHDASCSCDACAFS; this comes from the exons ATGACTCCTTTCAAGGCATTGTATGGAAGAACTTGTTGCACCCTattgtactgggatgaagttggagagcgaCGTATGTTGGGCCCTGAATTGATTCAGAAGACCTATGAGAAGGTGGACCGGATAAGAGAAAAAATTAAGGCTACACAGTCCAGGCAAAAGAGCTATGCAGATAGAAAAAGGCAAGACATACAGTTCAAGGTCGGAGAAAAAGCATTCCTGAAGGTGTCTCCAATTAAGGGTGTTGTCAGATTTGGGAAGAGAGGAAAGTTAAGTCCTAGATACATCAGCCCGTTTGAGATCCTAGCTAGAATTGGTGCAGTGGCTTATCAGCTTGCACTGCCCCCATCACTTATCGGTGtacatgatgtattccatgtctATATGTTGAGACAATACATCCCTGACTCATCCCATCTGTTGCCTCAGCAACCAGCCGAGCTCATTGCTGATCTGACCAATAAAGAGGTGCTAGAAGAGATTGTTGATGTGAAAGAACACAATCTGAGGAATCGAAGTATCTTTTTTGTGAAAGTCAGGTGGAGTAACCACTCTGCAGCTGAAACGtcttgggaaagagaagacttgatgagagagagatacccTTACCTCTTCGATCTCCCAG gttccagctctGTGTCCATGATTGCTTCAATGATTTGGGCTGCATCAGTCGATGATACAGATGAATCTCTCGACactcctatggaggattccagggattcttcccaacttACCCTTtcggagtcagaggaccccc aTGAAGCTACTCTCGTTACTGCTAGTGTTTCTGTGGGGATTCCTCCTTCTCAGGACTCTCCTGCTGCTTATGGAGCTGATACTCCTATCTTGGTtaagcacgatgcttcgtgttCCTGTGACGCCTGCGCGTTCTCCTGA